From Lagenorhynchus albirostris chromosome 15, mLagAlb1.1, whole genome shotgun sequence, one genomic window encodes:
- the ACHE gene encoding acetylcholinesterase isoform X2, which yields MRPPWCPLHTPSLASPLLLLLFLLGGGAEAEGPEDPELLVTVRGGRLRGFRLMAPGGPVSAFLGIPFAEPPVGPRRFLPPEPKRPWPGVLNATAFQRVCYQYVDTLYPGFEGTEMWNPNRELSEDCLYLNVWTPYPRPASPTPVLVWIYGGGFYSGASSLDVYDGRFLAQAEGTVLVSMNYRVGAFGFLALPGSREAPGNVGLLDQRLALQWVQENVAAFGGDPTSVTLFGESAGAASVGMHLLSPPSRGLFHRAVLQSGAPNGPWATVGVGEARRRATLLARLVGCPPGGAGGNDTDLVACLRTRPSQDLVDHEWHVLPQESVFRFSFVPVVDGDFLSDTPEALINAGDFHGLQVLVGVVKDEGSYFLVYGAPGFSKDNESLISRAQFLAGVRVGVPQASDLAAEAVVLHYTDWLHPEDPARLREAMSDVVGDHNVVCPVAQLAGRLAAQGARVYAYIFEHRASTLSWPLWMGVPHGYEIEFIFGLPLEPSLNYTVEERTFAQRLMRYWANFARTGDPNDPRDPKAPQWPPYTAGAQQYVSLNLRPLEVRRGLRAQACAFWNRFLPKLLSATGLNVQKLLRAGWDEAVTSIDDDQE from the exons ATGAGGCCCCCGTGGtgtcccctgcacacaccctcCCTGGCTTCCCcgctccttctcctcctcttcctcctgggaggaggggcagaggctgAGGGCCCAGAGGACCCAGAGCTGCTGGTGACTGTGCGTGGGGGCCGGCTACGGGGCTTCCGCCTAATGGCCCCTGGGGGCCCTGTCTCTGCTTTTCTGGGCATCCCCTTCGCAGAGCCACCTGTGGGCCCCCGTCGCTTTCTGCCACCAGAGCCCAAGCGGCCCTGGCCAGGGGTGCTGAATGCCACAGCCTTCCAAAGAGTCTGCTACCAATATGTAGACACCTTGTACCCCGGCTTTGAGGGCACCGAGATGTGGAACCCCAACCGTGAGCTGAGCGAGGACTGCCTCTACCTCAATGTGTGGACACCGTACCCCCGGCCTGCGTCCCCCACCCCTGTCCTCGTCTGGATCTACGGGGGTGGCTTCTACAGCGGGGCCTCCTCCCTGGACGTGTATGATGGTCGCTTCCTGGCCCAGGCCGAGGGGACTGTGCTGGTGTCCATGAACTACCGGGTGGGAGCCTTTGGCTTCTTGGCCCTGCCGGGGAGCCGGGAAGCCCCAGGCAATGTGGGTCTACTGGATCAGAGGCTGGCACTGCAGTGGGTGCAGGAGAACGTAGCAGCCTTCGGGGGGGATCCAACGTCAGTGACTCTGTTTGGGGAAAGCGCAGGTGCCGCCTCCGTGGGCATGCACCTGCTGTCCCCACCCAGCCGGGGCCTGTTCCACAGGGCCGTGCTGCAGAGCGGGGCACCCAATGGGCCCTGGGCCACAGTGGGTGTGGGAGAGGCCCGCCGCAGGGCCACGCTGCTGGCCCGCCTCGTGGGCTGTCCGCCTGGTGGGGCTGGTGGCAATGACACAGACCTGGTGGCCTGCCTGCGGACACGGCCGTCTCAGGATCTGGTGGACCACGAGTGGCATGTGCTGCCTCAGGAAAGCGTCTTCCGCTTCTCCTTCGTGCCTGTGGTGGATGGAGACTTCCTCAGTGACACGCCTGAAGCCCTCATCAATGCTGGAGACTTCCATGGCCTGCAG GTGCTGGTGGGTGTGGTGAAGGATGAGGGATCCTATTTTCTGGTTTACGGGGCCCCAGGCTTCAGCAAAGACAACGAGTCTCTCATCAGCCGGGCCCAGTTCCTGGCCGGGGTGCGGGTCGGGGTCCCCCAGGCAAGTGACCTGGCTGCCGAGGCTGTGGTCCTGCATTACACAGACTGGCTGCACCCTGAGGACCCAGCACGCCTGAGGGAGGCCATGAGTGATGTGGTGGGCGACCACAACGTCGTGTGCCCCGTAGCCCAGCTGGCTGGGCGACTGGCCGCCCAAGGCGCTCGCGTCTATGCCTACATCTTTGAACACCGTGCATCCACGCTCTCCTGGCCCCTCTGGATGGGGGTGCCCCACGGCTACGAGATCGAGTTTATCTTCGGGCTCCCCCTGGAACCCTCGCTAAACTACACTGTCGAGGAGAGAACCTTTGCCCAACGACTGATGAGATACTGGGCCAACTTCGCCCGCACAGG GGACCCCAATGACCCCCGAGATCCCAAAGCCCCTCAGTGGCCACCATACACGGCGGGAGCGCAGCAGTATGTGAGCCTGAACCTGCGGCCACTAGAGGTGCGGCGGGGGCTGCGCGCCCAGGCCTGCGCCTTCTGGAACCGCTTCCTACCCAAATTGCTCAGCGCCACCG GGCTGAACGTACAAAAACTTCTCAGAGCTGGATGGGACGAGGCAGTCACAAGTATAGATGATGACCAGGAGTGA
- the ACHE gene encoding acetylcholinesterase isoform X1, producing MRPPWCPLHTPSLASPLLLLLFLLGGGAEAEGPEDPELLVTVRGGRLRGFRLMAPGGPVSAFLGIPFAEPPVGPRRFLPPEPKRPWPGVLNATAFQRVCYQYVDTLYPGFEGTEMWNPNRELSEDCLYLNVWTPYPRPASPTPVLVWIYGGGFYSGASSLDVYDGRFLAQAEGTVLVSMNYRVGAFGFLALPGSREAPGNVGLLDQRLALQWVQENVAAFGGDPTSVTLFGESAGAASVGMHLLSPPSRGLFHRAVLQSGAPNGPWATVGVGEARRRATLLARLVGCPPGGAGGNDTDLVACLRTRPSQDLVDHEWHVLPQESVFRFSFVPVVDGDFLSDTPEALINAGDFHGLQVLVGVVKDEGSYFLVYGAPGFSKDNESLISRAQFLAGVRVGVPQASDLAAEAVVLHYTDWLHPEDPARLREAMSDVVGDHNVVCPVAQLAGRLAAQGARVYAYIFEHRASTLSWPLWMGVPHGYEIEFIFGLPLEPSLNYTVEERTFAQRLMRYWANFARTGDPNDPRDPKAPQWPPYTAGAQQYVSLNLRPLEVRRGLRAQACAFWNRFLPKLLSATASEAPCTCSGPAHGEAAPRPRPGLPLSLLLLLFLLLSRLLRL from the exons ATGAGGCCCCCGTGGtgtcccctgcacacaccctcCCTGGCTTCCCcgctccttctcctcctcttcctcctgggaggaggggcagaggctgAGGGCCCAGAGGACCCAGAGCTGCTGGTGACTGTGCGTGGGGGCCGGCTACGGGGCTTCCGCCTAATGGCCCCTGGGGGCCCTGTCTCTGCTTTTCTGGGCATCCCCTTCGCAGAGCCACCTGTGGGCCCCCGTCGCTTTCTGCCACCAGAGCCCAAGCGGCCCTGGCCAGGGGTGCTGAATGCCACAGCCTTCCAAAGAGTCTGCTACCAATATGTAGACACCTTGTACCCCGGCTTTGAGGGCACCGAGATGTGGAACCCCAACCGTGAGCTGAGCGAGGACTGCCTCTACCTCAATGTGTGGACACCGTACCCCCGGCCTGCGTCCCCCACCCCTGTCCTCGTCTGGATCTACGGGGGTGGCTTCTACAGCGGGGCCTCCTCCCTGGACGTGTATGATGGTCGCTTCCTGGCCCAGGCCGAGGGGACTGTGCTGGTGTCCATGAACTACCGGGTGGGAGCCTTTGGCTTCTTGGCCCTGCCGGGGAGCCGGGAAGCCCCAGGCAATGTGGGTCTACTGGATCAGAGGCTGGCACTGCAGTGGGTGCAGGAGAACGTAGCAGCCTTCGGGGGGGATCCAACGTCAGTGACTCTGTTTGGGGAAAGCGCAGGTGCCGCCTCCGTGGGCATGCACCTGCTGTCCCCACCCAGCCGGGGCCTGTTCCACAGGGCCGTGCTGCAGAGCGGGGCACCCAATGGGCCCTGGGCCACAGTGGGTGTGGGAGAGGCCCGCCGCAGGGCCACGCTGCTGGCCCGCCTCGTGGGCTGTCCGCCTGGTGGGGCTGGTGGCAATGACACAGACCTGGTGGCCTGCCTGCGGACACGGCCGTCTCAGGATCTGGTGGACCACGAGTGGCATGTGCTGCCTCAGGAAAGCGTCTTCCGCTTCTCCTTCGTGCCTGTGGTGGATGGAGACTTCCTCAGTGACACGCCTGAAGCCCTCATCAATGCTGGAGACTTCCATGGCCTGCAG GTGCTGGTGGGTGTGGTGAAGGATGAGGGATCCTATTTTCTGGTTTACGGGGCCCCAGGCTTCAGCAAAGACAACGAGTCTCTCATCAGCCGGGCCCAGTTCCTGGCCGGGGTGCGGGTCGGGGTCCCCCAGGCAAGTGACCTGGCTGCCGAGGCTGTGGTCCTGCATTACACAGACTGGCTGCACCCTGAGGACCCAGCACGCCTGAGGGAGGCCATGAGTGATGTGGTGGGCGACCACAACGTCGTGTGCCCCGTAGCCCAGCTGGCTGGGCGACTGGCCGCCCAAGGCGCTCGCGTCTATGCCTACATCTTTGAACACCGTGCATCCACGCTCTCCTGGCCCCTCTGGATGGGGGTGCCCCACGGCTACGAGATCGAGTTTATCTTCGGGCTCCCCCTGGAACCCTCGCTAAACTACACTGTCGAGGAGAGAACCTTTGCCCAACGACTGATGAGATACTGGGCCAACTTCGCCCGCACAGG GGACCCCAATGACCCCCGAGATCCCAAAGCCCCTCAGTGGCCACCATACACGGCGGGAGCGCAGCAGTATGTGAGCCTGAACCTGCGGCCACTAGAGGTGCGGCGGGGGCTGCGCGCCCAGGCCTGCGCCTTCTGGAACCGCTTCCTACCCAAATTGCTCAGCGCCACCG CCTCGGAGGCCCCCTGCACCTGCTCAGGCCCCGCCCACGGGGAGGCTGCCCCGAGGCCCAGGCCCGGCCTCCCCctgtccctcctcctcctcctcttcctcctcctctcccggCTCCTGCGGCTGTGA
- the UFSP1 gene encoding inactive Ufm1-specific protease 1, with protein MGDKPPGFRGSRSWIGCVEASLCLDHFGGPQGRLCHVPRGAGLQGELERLYYHFAGGGGPVMVGGDADARSKALLGVCLGPGTEAYVLVLDPHCWGAPKNPSELQAAGWVGWREVSTAFDPNSFYNLCLTSCNSKKQLPTLD; from the coding sequence ATGGGCGACAAGCCCCCCGGGTTCCGGGGCTCTCGGAGCTGGATCGGCTGTGTAGAGGCCAGCCTCTGCCTTGACCACTTCGGGGGTCCCCAAGGGCGCCTATGTCACGTGCCCCGTGGAGCAGGGCTTCAGGGGGAACTGGAGAGGCTCTATTACCACTTCGCAGGGGGCGGGGGACCTGTAATGGTTGGAGGGGATGCGGATGCCCGGTCAAAGGCCTTGCTGGGAGTGTGCCTGGGGCCAGGCACGGAAGCCTACGTCCTGGTATTGGACCCTCACTGCTGGGGTGCCCCGAAAAACCCTAGTGAACTACAGGCTGCTGGCTGGGTGGGCTGGCGAGAGGTGAGCACAGCCTTTGACCCCAACTCCTTCTACAACCTGTGCTTGACCAGCTGTAACTCAAAAAAGCAGCTGCCCACCCTGGACTGA
- the ACHE gene encoding acetylcholinesterase isoform X3, whose product MRPPWCPLHTPSLASPLLLLLFLLGGGAEAEGPEDPELLVTVRGGRLRGFRLMAPGGPVSAFLGIPFAEPPVGPRRFLPPEPKRPWPGVLNATAFQRVCYQYVDTLYPGFEGTEMWNPNRELSEDCLYLNVWTPYPRPASPTPVLVWIYGGGFYSGASSLDVYDGRFLAQAEGTVLVSMNYRVGAFGFLALPGSREAPGNVGLLDQRLALQWVQENVAAFGGDPTSVTLFGESAGAASVGMHLLSPPSRGLFHRAVLQSGAPNGPWATVGVGEARRRATLLARLVGCPPGGAGGNDTDLVACLRTRPSQDLVDHEWHVLPQESVFRFSFVPVVDGDFLSDTPEALINAGDFHGLQVLVGVVKDEGSYFLVYGAPGFSKDNESLISRAQFLAGVRVGVPQASDLAAEAVVLHYTDWLHPEDPARLREAMSDVVGDHNVVCPVAQLAGRLAAQGARVYAYIFEHRASTLSWPLWMGVPHGYEIEFIFGLPLEPSLNYTVEERTFAQRLMRYWANFARTGDPNDPRDPKAPQWPPYTAGAQQYVSLNLRPLEVRRGLRAQACAFWNRFLPKLLSATDTLDEAERQWKAEFHRWSSYMVHWKNQFDHYSKQDRCSDL is encoded by the exons ATGAGGCCCCCGTGGtgtcccctgcacacaccctcCCTGGCTTCCCcgctccttctcctcctcttcctcctgggaggaggggcagaggctgAGGGCCCAGAGGACCCAGAGCTGCTGGTGACTGTGCGTGGGGGCCGGCTACGGGGCTTCCGCCTAATGGCCCCTGGGGGCCCTGTCTCTGCTTTTCTGGGCATCCCCTTCGCAGAGCCACCTGTGGGCCCCCGTCGCTTTCTGCCACCAGAGCCCAAGCGGCCCTGGCCAGGGGTGCTGAATGCCACAGCCTTCCAAAGAGTCTGCTACCAATATGTAGACACCTTGTACCCCGGCTTTGAGGGCACCGAGATGTGGAACCCCAACCGTGAGCTGAGCGAGGACTGCCTCTACCTCAATGTGTGGACACCGTACCCCCGGCCTGCGTCCCCCACCCCTGTCCTCGTCTGGATCTACGGGGGTGGCTTCTACAGCGGGGCCTCCTCCCTGGACGTGTATGATGGTCGCTTCCTGGCCCAGGCCGAGGGGACTGTGCTGGTGTCCATGAACTACCGGGTGGGAGCCTTTGGCTTCTTGGCCCTGCCGGGGAGCCGGGAAGCCCCAGGCAATGTGGGTCTACTGGATCAGAGGCTGGCACTGCAGTGGGTGCAGGAGAACGTAGCAGCCTTCGGGGGGGATCCAACGTCAGTGACTCTGTTTGGGGAAAGCGCAGGTGCCGCCTCCGTGGGCATGCACCTGCTGTCCCCACCCAGCCGGGGCCTGTTCCACAGGGCCGTGCTGCAGAGCGGGGCACCCAATGGGCCCTGGGCCACAGTGGGTGTGGGAGAGGCCCGCCGCAGGGCCACGCTGCTGGCCCGCCTCGTGGGCTGTCCGCCTGGTGGGGCTGGTGGCAATGACACAGACCTGGTGGCCTGCCTGCGGACACGGCCGTCTCAGGATCTGGTGGACCACGAGTGGCATGTGCTGCCTCAGGAAAGCGTCTTCCGCTTCTCCTTCGTGCCTGTGGTGGATGGAGACTTCCTCAGTGACACGCCTGAAGCCCTCATCAATGCTGGAGACTTCCATGGCCTGCAG GTGCTGGTGGGTGTGGTGAAGGATGAGGGATCCTATTTTCTGGTTTACGGGGCCCCAGGCTTCAGCAAAGACAACGAGTCTCTCATCAGCCGGGCCCAGTTCCTGGCCGGGGTGCGGGTCGGGGTCCCCCAGGCAAGTGACCTGGCTGCCGAGGCTGTGGTCCTGCATTACACAGACTGGCTGCACCCTGAGGACCCAGCACGCCTGAGGGAGGCCATGAGTGATGTGGTGGGCGACCACAACGTCGTGTGCCCCGTAGCCCAGCTGGCTGGGCGACTGGCCGCCCAAGGCGCTCGCGTCTATGCCTACATCTTTGAACACCGTGCATCCACGCTCTCCTGGCCCCTCTGGATGGGGGTGCCCCACGGCTACGAGATCGAGTTTATCTTCGGGCTCCCCCTGGAACCCTCGCTAAACTACACTGTCGAGGAGAGAACCTTTGCCCAACGACTGATGAGATACTGGGCCAACTTCGCCCGCACAGG GGACCCCAATGACCCCCGAGATCCCAAAGCCCCTCAGTGGCCACCATACACGGCGGGAGCGCAGCAGTATGTGAGCCTGAACCTGCGGCCACTAGAGGTGCGGCGGGGGCTGCGCGCCCAGGCCTGCGCCTTCTGGAACCGCTTCCTACCCAAATTGCTCAGCGCCACCG ACACGCTGGACGAGGCTGAGCGCCAGTGGAAGGCTGAGTTCCACCGCTGGAGCTCCTACATGGTGCACTGGAAGAACCAGTTTGACCATTACAGCAAGCAGGATCGCTGCTCAGACCTGTGA